One window from the genome of Cricetulus griseus strain 17A/GY chromosome 2, alternate assembly CriGri-PICRH-1.0, whole genome shotgun sequence encodes:
- the Sub1 gene encoding activated RNA polymerase II transcriptional coactivator p15: MPKSKELVSSSSSGSDSDSEVEKKLKRKKQVVPEKPVKKQKPGETSRALASSKQSSSSRDDNMFQIGKMRYVSVRDFKGKILIDIREYWMDSEGEMKPGRKGISLNMEQWSQLKEQISDIDDAVRKL; the protein is encoded by the exons atgcCTAAATCAAAGGAACTTGTTTCTTCAAGCTCTTCAGGCAGTGATTCTGACAGTGAGGTTGAAAAAAAG ttaaagaggaaaaagcaagTTGTTCCAGAAAAACCTGTGAAGAAGCAAAAGCCTGGTGAGACTTCTAGAGCATTGGCATCTTCTAAGCAGAGTAGCAGCAGCAGAGATGATAACATGTTTCAG ATTGGGAAGATGAGATATGTCAGTGTTCGGgactttaaaggaaaaattcTAATTGATATTAGAGAATATTGGATGGACTCAGAAGGTGAAATGAAACCAGGAAGAAAAG GCATTTCTTTAAACATGGAGCAATGGAGCCAGCTGAAGGAACAGATCTCTGACATAGATGATGCAGTAAGAAAGCTGTAA